In Carassius gibelio isolate Cgi1373 ecotype wild population from Czech Republic chromosome B17, carGib1.2-hapl.c, whole genome shotgun sequence, a single window of DNA contains:
- the hhipl1 gene encoding HHIP-like protein 1, whose translation MWYFCDVFGRIWPSPFILFYLLAFWIAPAFLHPQCLDFKPPFQPQQELEFCQMYKYFGCCDYARDQELMAKYYRIMDNFDYYGYSNCAAYVQDLLCQECSPYAAHLFDAEDPSTPLRTIPGLCPDYCSQFHSKCRSFLTLLSDDPRLSELQHDQHRLCQYLELDDPDYCYPHLLSNERLTKNLGRTAADSEGCLQLCLEEVANGLRNPLAMVHANDGTHRFFIAEQVGLVWVYLPDRSKLEKPFLNITKAVLTSPWEGDERGFLGLTFHPNFKYNGKLYVYYSVEVGFDERIRISEFRISSTDMNVVDHRSERIILEIDEPASNHNGGQLLFADDGYLYIFTGDGGMAGDPFGKFGNAQNKSALLGKVLRIDVDDNEKGPLYRIPPDNPFVHEPNARPEVFAYGVRNMWRCSVDRGDPNTKEGKGRIFCGDVGQNKYEEVDIVEKGQNYGWRAKEGFSCYDKKLCANSSLDDVLPIYAYPHKMGKSVTGGYVYRGCENPNLNGMYIFGDFMSGRLMSLKENRNTHNWEYSEVCMGVGLTCSFPGLINNYYPYIISFAEDEAGELYFMSTEIPSATSPTGVVYKIADPSRRAPPGKCHHEPLSVRVRSNLIPFEPKETLIGVHVPTKHPRLSNPEEPPDTGSKDWLQELLDIFREQDEQITPTPFTPTTPKPIRTSRQRKGRRRKSKHKNGAVRLVGDEEGRGDRGRVEVYANGEWGTVCDDLWNTKNAIVVCRQLGFHHALKAAKHAEFGEGTNLKIILDDVQCEGTEETLLDCQHAGIGTHNCAHYEDAGVICGKSGLE comes from the exons ATGTGGTACTTTTGCGATGTTTTCGGTCGTATATGGCCATCGccgtttattttgttttatttgttggcGTTTTGGATCGCACCTGCGTTCCTGCATCCGCAGTGTTTGGATTTTAAACCTCCCTTTCAGCCTCAACAAGAACTTGAGTTCTGTCAAATGTATAAATACTTCGGCTGCTGTGACTATGCCAGAGACCAAGAGCTGATGGCAAAATACTATCGGATAATGGATAACTTCGATTATTACGGGTATTCCAACTGTGCAGCGTACGTCCAGGATCTGCTCTGCCAG GAATGCTCTCCATACGCTGCTCACCTTTTTGATGCCGAAGACCCCAGCACACCGTTACGGACCATTCCTGGACTCTGCCCGGACTACTGCTCTCAATTCCATTCCAAGTGCAGATCCTTTCTTACTTTGTTGTCTGACGATCCACGTCTGTCGGAACTTCAGCATGATCAGCACAGACTTTGTCAGTACCTCGAGCTGGATGACCCGGATTACTGCTATCCTCATCTGCTGAGCAATGAACGGTTGACCAAAAATCTGGGCCGCACCGCAGCGGACTCTGAAGGCTGCTTGCAGCTGTGTTTGGAGGAGGTTGCCAATGGACTCAGAAATCCTCTTGCCATGGTTCATGCCAATGATGGCACACACAGGTTTTTCATTGCTGAACAAGTTGGCCTGGTCTGGGTTTACCTTCCAGATCGATCGAAGCTGGAAAAGCcatttctgaacatcacaaaGGCTGTGCTGACATCTCCATGGGAAGGTGACGAAAGAGGCTTTTTGGGACTCACCTTTCACCCCAACTTTAAATACAATGGGAAGCTCTATGTTTACTACTCTGTTGAGGTAGGCTTTGATGAGAGAATCCGTATCAGTGAGTTCCGTATCTCTTCTACGGATATGAACGTGGTTGACCATCGTTCAGAGAG AATAATATTGGAGATAGATGAACCTGCTTCTAATCACAACGGTGGACAGCTTCTCTTCGCTGATGATGGATACTTATATATCTTTACTGGGGATGGCGGAATGGCTGGAGATCCATTTGGGAAATTCGGAAATGCACAGAACAA ATCTGCCCTTTTGGGAAAGGTTCTGCGCATTGATGTAGATGACAACGAAAAGGGGCCACTGTATAGAATCCCACCAGACAATCCTTTTGTGCATGAACCCAATGCTCGTCCAGAGGTGTTTGCCTACGGGGTGAGGAACATGTGGAGGTGCTCGGTAGACAGAGGAGATCCGAACACCAAGGAAGGAAAAGGACGAATCTTCTGTGGGGATGTGGGCCAGAATAAGTATGAGGAAGTAGACATTGTGGAGAAGGGCCAGAATTATGGCTGGAGAGCAAAAGAGGGCTTTTCTTGTTATGACAAAAAACTCTGTGCCAACAGCTCCTTAG ATGATGTTCTTCCGATTTACGCATATCCACACAAAATGGGTAAATCTGTCACAGGTGGATATGTTTACAGAGGTTGTGAAAATCCTAATTTAAATGGCATGTACATATTTGGAGACTTCATGAGTGG ACGCCTGATGAGTTTAAaggaaaacagaaacacacacaattgGGAATACAGTGAGGTTTGCATGGGTGTGGGTCTGACTTGTTCATTTCCAGGGCTCATTAACAATTACTATCCATACATCATATCGTTTGCAGAGGATGAAGCAG GTGAACTCTATTTTATGTCCACCGAAATACCAAGTGCAACATCTCCAACAGGTGTTGTCTACAAGATTGCCGATCCTTCaag ACGTGCACCCCCAGGAAAATGTCATCATGAGCCTCTTTCAGTTCGTGTTAGGAGCAATCTTATACCATTCGAGCCAAAGGAAA CCCTAATAGGAGTCCATGTTCCAACAAAGCATCCCAGACTCTCAAATCCAGAGGAACCTCCTGACACTGGCTCAAAAGACTGGCTTCAAGAACTGCTGGACATCTTTAGAGAGCAGGACGAGCAGATCACCCCCACACCATTCACCCCAACTACACCCAAGCCCATCAGGACATCCAGGCAGAGGAAGGGTAGACGCAGGAAGAGCAAGCACAAGAACGGAGCAGTGAGATTGGTCGGGGATGAAGAGGGTCGGGGGGATCGGGGAAGGGTAGAAGTATACGCTAATGGGGAATGGGGGACTGTTTGTGATGATCTCTGGAACACCAAGAATGCCATAGTGGTTTGCCGGCAGCTTGGGTTCCACCATGCACTAAAGGCTGCCAAGCATGCTGAGTTCGGAGAGGGGACGAACCTGAAGATTATTCTGGATGATGTGCAGTGTGAGGGGACCGAGGAAACTCTCCTGGACTGTCAGCATGCTGGGATTGGTACACACAACTGCGCTCACTACGAAGACGCAGGAGTGATATGTGGAAAATCAGGCCTGGAGTGA